One window from the genome of Saccopteryx leptura isolate mSacLep1 chromosome 8, mSacLep1_pri_phased_curated, whole genome shotgun sequence encodes:
- the CSNKA2IP gene encoding casein kinase II subunit alpha'-interacting protein produces the protein MVPLAYYGQHFPLEHSFQQATTNSLTCQYSDKNLNQPNNQSVVRVQTDSNHLEAHPPSSNQKVQRSSAKSQDTISQTFYNMVLKSSLTPSKHQTTPSLDLHQRTSLKSNWGALSSPLSHSKSQITTSLDLTKTSLSLEPNQTALSSQLSLPKLQDTTSLDLCGTTPSLKSNKRISSSSLFSLKHQENPSLDIFWTSSSLASNQRALSSTLPQFKPQKLSSLDSHWTSLLKKNQRSLTSPILISTAQTDDLVQVSPVLQPSKIAFSSPLLACRPQMPPVLSPDTGVLSLPLSNSKPRKSPLPHSVHQTRSMPLVKPKSQTLLTLNHTFRTLRLTVCDSKFQNTTSPSDQYRVTEMSSPHVKSNISGQSSSSKYCIRNIATTWSSSIQSKNSFDLYAKTYSNKGIPWTLNYVYPCIVKGGTVPSGIVNKIMNSLSKTKIQKDLCRQILFRRMRGRPNPHPGPRLSLSYLVCLTCASCIKIQCNHLRGKKDPRGAILFVIPTPEHNSEREIEVKLSFILSLPENNFSSCLPFSVKKNQSDKASEDNLEGMEKMSQFFLAERDNTHGLNKKKKWLTVSPENKFVSQELQAIDWLLYIKKSNSQPETRLPSSPSSVSSSSSSSSSSSSSSSSIVPSSPLSYKESTTSTISGCVFSKLVSYHQLPPGISWLEFICSKNYQLLPEKTHQSQVPHAKTSSMRNSNMVKGPNRPKTLFKFFQTK, from the coding sequence ATGGTGCCACTAGCATATTATGGTCAACACTTTCCTTTAGAACACTCTTTCCAACAGGCCACAACCAACTCATTAACATGTCAATACTCAGATAAAAATCTAAATCAACCCAATAATCAGTCCGTGGTCAGAGTACAAACTGATAGTAATCACCTGGAAGCACATCCACCAAGCTCTAACCAGAAGGTGCAGAGATCCTCTGCCAAGTCTCAAGACACAATTTCTCAGACCTTCTATAACATGGTTCTAAAGTCATCATTAACCCCATCTAAACATCAAACTACACCTTCACTAGACCTTCATCAGAGAACTTCATTGAAATCTAATTGGGGAGCTCTGAGCTCACCTTTGTCCCATTCAAAATCTCAGATAACAACTTCACTTGACCTCACTAAGACATCATTATCACTGGAGCCTAATCAAACAGCCTTGAGCTCACAATTATCCCTCCCCAAACTTCAAGATACAACTTCCTTAGACCTTTGTGGGACAACACCTTCACTGAAGTCTAATAAAAGAATCTCAAGTTCATCATTATTCTCCTTAAAACATCAAGAAAATCCTTCCTTAGACATCTTTTGGACATCATCATCTTTAGCATCTAATCAAAGAGCCCTTAGCTCAACATTACCTCAGTTCAAGCCTCAGAAATTATCTTCATTGGACAGCCATTGGACatctttattaaagaaaaatcaaagatctTTGACCTCACCAATACTCATCTCTACAGCTCAAACAGATGACTTGGTTCAGGTATCACCTGTGTTACAACCCAGTAAGATAGCTTTTAGTTCACCTTTACTTGCCTGCAGACCTCAGATGCCACCTGTATTAAGCCCTGATACAGGTGTTCTGAGCTTACCATTGTCTAACTCAAAACCAAGGAAATCACCTTTACCACATTCTGTCCATCAGACTCGGAGTATGCCTTTGGTCAAGCCCAAATCCCAGACACTGCTTACACTGAATCATACCTTCAGGACCCTGAGATTGACAGTCTGTGACTCCAAGTTTCAAAATACCACTTCGCCAAGTGATCAATACAGAGTTACAGAGATGTCTTCACCCCATGTCAAATCAAATATTTCGGGTCAATCATCAAGCTCCAAATATTGTATCAGGAATATAGCTACAACATGGAGCTCCAGTATCCAGAGCAAAAACAGCTTTGATCTTTATGCAAAGACATATTCAAATAAAGGAATTCCATGGACTTTAAATTATGTTTATCCTTGCATTGTAAAAGGTGGAACTGTCCCCAGtggtattgtaaataaaattatgaattctCTCTCCAAAACCAAAATCCAAAAGGATCTCTGTAGGCAAATCCTCTTTAGAAGGATGAGGGGAAGGCCAAATCCTCATCCTGGTCCTCGTCTTTCATTAAGTTACTTGGTTTGTTTAACTTGTGCTTCCTGCATAAAAATTCAGTGTAACcatcttaggggaaaaaaagatccTCGTGGTGCAATACTATTTGTTATACCAACACCTGAACACAATtctgagagagaaatagaggtgaaattgtcttttattctttctctaccaGAGAATAATTTCTCATCTTGTCTTccattttctgtgaaaaaaaatcagtctgaTAAAGCCTCCGAAGATAACCTGGAAGGAATGGAGAAGATGTCACAATTCTTCCTTGCTGAACGTGATAACACTCATGGgcttaataagaagaaaaaatggctAACAGTATCCCCTGAAAACAAATTTGTAAGTCAAGAGCTCCAGGCTATTGACTGGTTGCTTTATATCAAGAAAAGTAATTCTCAGCCAGAGACTAGGCTcccatcctctccttcctccGTATCGTCCTCCtcatcttcttcttcatcttcttcctcctcttcctcttccattgTACCTTCCTCACCCCTTTCTTACAAAGAGTCTACCACATCTACCATTTCAGGTTGTGTTTTCAGTAAGTTAGTTAGTTACCACCAGTTGCCTCCAGGAATCTCCTGGCTTGAGTTTATATGTAGCAAAAATTACCAGCTACTTCCTGAAAAAACACATCAAAGTCAAGTACCACATGCCAAAACAAGTTCTATGAGGAATAGCAACATGGTGAAAGGGCCAAATAGGCCAAAGACTTTGTTCAAATTTTTCCAGACAAAGTAA